The Plodia interpunctella isolate USDA-ARS_2022_Savannah chromosome 11, ilPloInte3.2, whole genome shotgun sequence genome includes a window with the following:
- the LOC128673585 gene encoding uncharacterized protein LOC128673585: MECYGRRNRRGRGRSHQNQPSFRDYIPPQEAKPWSFLSGLYSLVVMASLIAVIYMMLEYHCETCKTQYNIDEITKNIDVIAKNLSDIVHNYYDLETKISKLSSDLPKVEGQMEVLEALAHSLDTKTLETIKLPKVDILITQPIKQETNNSIKSTGYLQRPIEVGTD, encoded by the exons ATGGAATGCTACGGAAGAAGAAATCGCAGAGGCAGAGGTCGCTCTCATCAAAATCAACCATCATTTCGTGATTACATTCCACCGCAGGAGGCTAAACCTTGGAGCTTCCTCAGTGGGCTTTACAGCCTCGTGGTCATGGCCAGTTTGATTGCTGTCATTTACATGATGTTGGAATACCACTGTGAAACTTGCAAGactcaatataatattgatgaaattactaaaaatatcgACGTCATAGcg AAAAACTTATCAGACATAGTCCACAACTACTACGACTTAGAaactaaaatatcaaaactGTCGAGTGATCTTCCCAAAGTTGAAGGACAGATGGAAGTATTAGAAGCTTTGGCACATTCATTGGACACCAAAACTTTGGAAACTATAAAATTGCCTAAAgttgacattttaattactcAACCTATAAAACAAGAAACAAATAACAGTATTAAAAGCACAGGATACCTTCAAAGACCTATAGAAGTTGGGACAGATTGA
- the LOC128673410 gene encoding carboxypeptidase B-like: MERLVVCLLLVLGAVYGRHEKYEGHQLFKVAGTAEKIAELYEQLDILTATPSSRSESGYVEALVRLSPEERLQWLKYFDANSMPVSKIADNLAEIMRGEEAKIKSNRIAAKRSGRSISWDTYYNHEEINEYLDELAAEYPDLVTVINAGLSYEGRQIKYVRISTTRFENLQKPVIVIDAAVHAREWVTPPVALYIINQLVVAAADSVLTEGIDWVIIPLANPDGYQYSIEEDRMWRKTRSRSHASSDACPGVDGNRNFDHHWGTNAAAANPCAIIFEGPSAFSEPEVRVIRDVVLQQLSRTSLYISLHSFGNMFLYAWGNNGTLPANGLILHLAGVTMATAIDELALDKADPYIVGNAANVLYYTTGTSRDWTRAVGVPLTYTLELPGYEYGFLVPPEYVEQIVTETWAGIAAGAHYVLSSW; the protein is encoded by the exons ATGGAACGGTTGGTGGTCTGCTTGCTTCTGGTTTTAGGTGCCGTCTACGGTCGCCACGAAAAATATGAAGG ACATCAGCTATTTAAAGTTGCTGGTACAGCAGAAAAGATAGCAGAATTGTATGAACAATTAGATATTCTAACTGCTACGCCATCATCTCGTTCCGAATCTGGTTACGTCGAGGCCTTGGTTAGACTGTCTCCAGAAGAAAGACTGCAATGGCTGAAATACTTCGACGCGAATAGTATGCCTGTCTCGAAAATTGCCGACAATCTTGCTGA aaTTATGCGTGGTGAAGAAGCTAAAATAAAGTCCAACAGAATAGCAGCCAAACGAAGTGGTCGTTCAATAAGTTGGGATACATATTACAATCACGAAgag ATCAACGAATATTTGGATGAATTGGCAGCTGAATACCCTGACTTAGTCACTGTCATTAATGCAGGTCTGAGTTACGAAGGCCGCCAGATCAAATATGTGAGGATTTCTACGACCAGGTTCGAAAATCTCCAGAAACCGGTGATTGTTATTGACGCAGCTGTACATGCCAGGGAATGGGTCACTCCACCTGTAGCTCTGTATATCATCAACCAACTAGTGGTAGCTGCTGCAGATAGTGTTTTGACTGAGGGCATCGACTGGGTCATTATTCCTCTTGCCAATCCTGACGGCTACCAATATTCTATTGAGGAG gaccGTATGTGGCGCAAGACTCGTTCTCGCTCCCATGCTAGTTCTGACGCGTGTCCCGGAGTTGATGGCAACCGTAACTTCGACCACCACTGGGGAACCAATGCAGCTGCTGCCAACCCTTGCGCTATTATCTTTGAAGGACCCTCTGCCTTCTCCGAGCCCGAAGTCCGTGTCATCAGAGATGTCGTGTTGCAACAATTGTCTCGAACTTCACTGTACATATCTCTGCACAGTTTTGGCAATATGTTCCTTTATGCCTGGGGCAATAACg GAACTCTACCCGCGAATGGGTTGATTCTACATCTGGCTGGAGTCACCATGGCAACAGCGATTGATGAACTCGCCCTTGATAAGGCGGACCCATATATTGTTGGAAATGCTGCAAACGTGCTGTACTACACAACTGGCACTTCTCGTGATTGGACTCGTGCAGTCGGAGTGCCCCTAACTTACACCCTGGAACTCCCCGGGTATGAATATGGATTCCTTGTTCCTCCAGAGTATGTTGAGCAGATCGTCACCGAAACTTGGGCCGGTATTGCCGCCGGAGCACATTACGTTCTCAGTTCTtggtaa
- the LOC128673409 gene encoding uncharacterized protein K02A2.6-like produces the protein MGTMETSSQYILASIWNRPERKKKAALLHFGGLDLQEIFYNLPGADVEPSEGTDVFKIAISKLDAYFAPKQCTLYERHVFRLIQQEPTEKFEKFVLRLRQQADKCEFKNKEEHIVDQVIEKCFSNELRRKILKIGDEMTLDRAINEANALETVNKQMEEFEKGKTPEQTINKVDTKEKPWKNYRGSRCGRCGNYRHPSNSDKCPARDKDCLKCGLRGHFRQWCKTKSNLKRNNTENTSNKPNPKKPRLQTKSNTEVNQIEDDSNDDQNGYNYVFHIDEDLQIDCVIGGIKTKMIIDSGCKHNLITGETWEVMKRRKVAVSNQIAKPDIRFVAYGSNKPLEVKGCFNATLQVEDKQENATFFVIANGTRNLLGKQTAMSLGILKIGLNLGVNQVNEEERTTFPKFKDVLVSVHIDDSVPAVSQPYRRIPIPLEAKVETKLQELIDKDIIEEVPGSSKWVSPIVPILKDNGDIRLCVDMRRANTAILRENHPLPTMDQLLPKMRDAKYFTKLDIKDAFHQVELHPDSRHITTFITSKGLFRYKRLMFGISCAPEIFQKVLERMLLGCDGVFNFIDDILIFGRDLEEHDKRLKKVMEVLKENNVVLKKEKCLHRVKKVSFLGHELSDAGVRPLQKYVTTVQEFRPPVNVSELQSFLGLINYVGKWIPNLATVTEPFKVLLRNKNAKTSDIQKDWGSKQEEAFEYLKSTLSNIPNLGYYNVNDKTIVIADASPVGLGAVLIQVNDRGPRIIAYGHKTLTDCERRYCQTEKEALALVWAVEHFHIFLYGKDFELITDHKPLEVIFGPKSKPCARIERWILRLQSYRYKVVYKPGKTNIADPLSRLLKLPTILPTTKEDHIHQIVEYTRPVAVSMRELLHYSREDNEIKSVKEAIYNNKWGDEAKSFKVFQSELCFYEGLLLRGTRIVIPKELRERVLNAAHEGHPGIVAMKARMRTKVWWPACDKDAENFVKACRGCTLVSAPNPPNPMKRREIPEDAWMDVAIDLMGPLPSGDYLLVVVDYFSRYKEIKICRKITSTEIIGILKEIFSRLGNPLTITADNGRQFCSEEFKSFCKEQNITLFNTIPYWPQQNGEVERQNRDILKRLKISQAEKTNWRESLYDYLVMYNSTPHSVTGKTPSELFFKRKFRDKIPMAGDMGLEPYETESEMKDRDKIMKEKGKEYGDRKRKATECDLEPGDKVYIKNMIKDNKLSLNFDTTSHTVEKAVGGDIQVRNDKTGQSYRRNVVHLKKIQGQWKVIDSDKGEDNSRDSGEGNDSIDATE, from the exons ATGGGAACGATGGAAACGAGCTCTCAATATATACTTGCAAGCATCTGGAACCGTCCAGAACGAAAAAAAAAGGCAGCCTTGCTACATTTTGGTGGGCTCGACCTACAGGAAATATTCTACAACCTCCCGGGGGCTGATGTTGAACCATCGGAGGGTACTGACGTATTCAAAATTGCAATAAGCAAACTAGACGCGTACTTTGCACCGAAGCAGTGTACACTATATGAGCGTCACGTATTCAGACTTATTCAACAGGAGCCCACTGAAAAATTCGAGAAATTCGTACTGCGGCTCAGACAACAAGCTGATAAAtgcgaatttaaaaataaagaggagcacaTTGTGGACCAAGTTATCGAGAAATGCTTCTCGAATGAACTAAGAagaaaaattcttaaaataggAGATGAGATGACTTTGGATCGTGCTATAAATGAAGCTAATGCCCTCGaaactgtaaataaacaaatggaaGAATTTGAGAAAGGGAAAACCCCTGAACAGACAATTAATAAAGTagatacaaaagaaaaaccttGGAAAAATTATAGAGGCAGTAGGTGCGGGAGATGTGGAAACTATAGGCACCCTTCAAACTCCGATAAATGTCCTGCAAGGGATAAAGATTGCTTAAAATGTGGACTTCGAGGACATTTTAGACAATGGTGTAAAACTAAAAGCAACCTTAAAAGGAACAATACAGAAAATACTTCCAATAAGCCGAACCCGAAAAAACCTAGACTACAAACAAAATCTAATACTGAAGTTAATCAAATAGAAGATGACAGTAATGATGATCAAAAtggatataattatgtttttcacaTAGACGAAGACCTACAAATTGACTGTGTAATTGGTGGAATCAAAACGAAGATGATCATAGACTCGGGTTGCAAACATAACTTGATAACTGGAGAAACTTGGGAAGTGATGAAGAGACGGAAAGTGGCAGTATCTAATCAGATCGCTAAACCAGATATTAGATTTGTAGCATACGGAAGTAATAAACCTTTAGAAGTTAAGGGATGTTTCAACGCAACACTACAAGTAGAGGACAAACAAGAAAATGCAACATTCTTTGTTATAGCAAATGGAACGAGAAATCTTTTAGGAAAACAAACAGCAATGTCATTAggcatattaaaaattggatTAAATTTAGGAGTTAATCAGGTGAATGAAGAGGAAAGAACAACATTCCCAAAATTTAAAGATGTACTGGTTTCAGTACACATAGATGACTCAGTACCAGCTGTTTCACAACCCTACAG GAGGATACCCATACCCTTAGAAGCAAAAGTAGAAACCAAATTGCAGGAACTTATAGACAAGGATATTATAGAGGAAGTACCTGGATCTTCAAAATGGGTCTCACCTATTGTTCCCATTCTCAAAGACAATGGGGACATCCGTCTATGTGTTGACATGCGAAGGGCTAACACTGCTATTCTCAGAGAAAACCACCCATTACCGACCATGGACCAGTTGCTGCCTAAAATGAGGGATGCcaaatattttacgaaattagACATTAAAGACGCCTTCCATCAAGTTGAATTGCACCCAGATTCTCGACACATAACCACATTCATCACCAGTAAAGGCCTCTTTCGATATAAGCGGTTGATGTTTGGGATCTCATGTGCTCcagaaatttttcaaaaagttttagaaCGAATGCTACTTGGTTGTGATGGAGTATTTAACTTCATTgatgacattttaatatttggaaGAGATTTGGAGGAACACGATAAACGTTTAAAAAAGGTGATGGaagtgttaaaagaaaataatgtggttttgaaaaaagaaaagtgtTTACACAGAGTAAAGAAGGTGAGTTTTTTAGGACATGAACTTTCAGATGCGGGTGTTCGACCACTGCAAAAATACGTCACCACAGTTCAAGAGTTCAGGCCACCAGTAAATGTAAGTGAACTGCAAAGCTTTCTGGGTTTAATAAACTACGTAGGAAAATGGATACCTAACCTCGCGACAGTTACTGAACCATTTAAAGTACTACTTCGTAATAAAAACGCAAAGACGTCAGATATTCAAAAAGATTGGGGCTCGAAACAAGAGGAAGCATTCGAATATTTGAAATCAACCCTGTCCAATATTCCTAACTTAGGATACTACAACGTAAATGATAAAACAATTGTCATTGCTGATGCCAGCCCAGTCGGCCTCGGAGCAGTATTGATACAGGTAAATGATAGGGGGCCGAGAATTATCGCGTATGGGCACAAGACGTTAACGGACTGTGAACGCAGGTACTGCCAAACCGAGAAGGAAGCGCTTGCCTTGGTTTGGGCAGTGGAacactttcatattttcttatatggTAAGGATTTCGAACTGATAACAGACCATAAACCTCTAGAAGTAATTTTTGGCCCAAAGTCCAAGCCGTGCGCGAGAATTGAAAGATGGATTCTTCGGCTCCAGTCATATAGATACAAAGTAGTATATAAACCCGGAAAGACAAACATCGCGGACCCATTATCTAGGCTTCTTAAATTACCCACAATTTTACCGACAACAAAAGAAGATCACATTCACCAAATTGTTGAATACACTCGACCCGTTGCGGTATCAATGAGGGAACTTTTACATTATTCTAGAGAGGATAATGAGATAAAGAGTGTAAAAGAAGCTATTTACAATAACAAGTGGGGCGATGAAGCAAAATCGTTTAAAGTATTCCAAAGTGAACTCTGTTTTTATGAAGGACTTCTACTGAGAGGCACGAGGATCGTTATTCCCAAAGAATTGCGTGAAAGGGTATTGAACGCTGCACACGAAGGCCATCCTGGCATAGTGGCAATGAAAGCCCGAATGAGAACCAAAGTATGGTGGCCAGCGTGCGACAAGGATGCCGAAAATTTCGTTAAAGCTTGTCGAGGGTGTACTTTAGTTTCCGCTCCAAACCCACCAAACCCTATGAAGAGAAGAGAGATACCGGAGGATGCATGGATGGATGTTGCTATTGACCTAATGGGACCTCTCCCAAGCGGCGATTATTTGCTAGTTGTAGTGGATTATTTCAGTAggtacaaagaaataaaaatatgtcggAAAATCACTAGTACTGAAATAATCGGAATACTCAAAGAAATATTCAGCCGATTAGGAAATCCTCTCACTATAACTGCTGATAACGGTAGGCAATTTTGTAGTGAGGAATTCAAATCATTCTGTAAGGAACAGAACATTACCCTCTTCAATACTATTCCCTACTGGCCACAACAGAATGGCGAGGTAGAACGCCAGAACCGCGATATTCTTAAGCGACTAAAAATAAGTCAAGCCGAAAAAACGAACTGGAGGGAGAGCTTATACGATTACTTAGTGATGTACAACAGTACACCACACTCGGTTACGGGAAAGACGCCCTCggagttattttttaagcggAAATTCAGAGATAAGATTCCAATGGCAGGTGATATGGGGTTAGAACCTTATGAAACAGAAAGCGAAATGAAAGAcagagataaaataatgaaggAAAAAGGAAAGGAATATGGAGACAGAAAGAGAAAGGCAACAGAATGTGATTTGGAACCTGGtgataaagtttatataaaaaacatgatCAAAGATAACAAGCTTAGCCTTAACTTCGACACAACTAGCCATACAGTAGAAAAAGCAGTTGGGGGCGATATTCAAGTTCGAAATGACAAAACAGGGCAAAGTTACAGAAGGAACGtggtacatttaaaaaagatcCAAGGACAGTGGAAAGTGATAGACAGTGACAAAGGTGAAGACAATAGTCGGGACTCTGGAGAAGGAAACGATTCGATTGATGCTACCGAGTAG